In Seriola aureovittata isolate HTS-2021-v1 ecotype China chromosome 24, ASM2101889v1, whole genome shotgun sequence, the following proteins share a genomic window:
- the trak2 gene encoding trafficking kinesin-binding protein 2 isoform X4 has product MPVLNIHNEEVYDNFAVEVLSADRVEQMTKTYNDIEVVTHLLAERDRDLELAARIGQSLLQRNHLLQERNEALEEQLAQALDQVHQLQHELTKKDELLRMVASASEESETDSSVSTPLQQALPLGGTTAAAALSQLECLQSKLQELEEENLALRSEAHQLKRDTITYEEKEQQLVSDCVKELRESNTQMVSLTDELSLKNEELLRHQEEIAQLLSQIVELQHRVKELALEKEELRIHLQASKDAQRQLTAELNELAERNAECVEMLHESQEEIKELRSKNSPSAGMRRHLSYGLYPMDSLAAEIEGTMRRELSVEEETAFQDQRISQKRVFQTVRSVNASASRPASATPPIPGSGQSSLVMTAQPFQSIQGEEVRMGQPGCPGGNDLTRALHRLSLRRQNFLSERQFFQAEREKKLQVLAGAEADGEGSGCSSPMGSVVSSFSNLSELSFSSSVFKTFLPEKLQIVKPMEGSLTLHHWQQLAKPHLATILDPHPGVVTKGFRPLAQDAVYHLSDMEEDEEDEELRGAGVLEKGAAERGKEEEEEEEDEEEEEGGITFKVRYTSTPEERKERKQSVSPLPVPPLSPTMPTSSSSVRSDICLTPAAQLVTETSSLSPQPIPQVSAAAVQPQSQICTSISTTASSSVQNPGKCQSSTFSTYTFTTCRILHPSDVTQVTPSSQSSLMANTPSSMRTGPSTPVTPCRLSLGDSFPPRRPPAPTSSLAKLVLERGISAQVSTDTPPSSPKPTPRQPLYRFLPSTPPNSPTHSPCPSPVPMEPRQHPADNFLASRPAELFLQDVYGLNLGRAPHPDLPSTSQETPALASSGRARSDPVSVGLVERLRRLGFTKVLHGSESEPRKDSATFVSAGGGSLLDGLRRNQSLPAMIGARAGKPVGHPTPPLHPTSLALPPPPWGNLKERRRHLASVSRVPSSSPKH; this is encoded by the exons ATGCCGGTTTTAAACATCCACAATGAGGAGGTTTACGATAACTTCGCTGTGGAAG TCCTCAGTGCCGATCGCGTGGAGCAGATGACCAAGACGTACAATGACATCGAAGTGGTCACACACCTTTTGGCTGAG CGGGACAGGGACTTGGAGCTGGCAGCGCGGATCGGTCAGTCACTCCTGCAGAGAAACCACCTGCTGCAGGAACGCAACGAGGCCTTAGAGGAGCAGCTAGCACAGGCCCTGGACCAG gttcatcagctgcagcatgAACTCACCAAGAAGGACGAGCTGCTGCGGATGGTGGCCAGCGCCTCGGAGGAGAGCGAGACCGACTCCAGCGTGTCCACGCCCCTGCAGCAGGCTCTGCCGCTGGGGGGaaccaccgccgccgccgcacTCAGCCAGCTGGAGTGTCTGCAGAGCaagctgcaggagctggaggaggagaacctGGCGCTGAGGTCTGAG GCTCATCAACTGAAGAGAGACACTATCACCTatgaggagaaggagcagcagctaGTGAGCGACTGTGTCAAGGAGCTCC gtGAGTCCAACACCCAGATGGTCTCTCTGACGGATGAACTGTCCCTGAAGAACGAGGAGCTGCTCAGACACCAGGAGGAAATCGCTCAGCTGCTCTCCCAGATCGTGGAGCTGCAACacagagtgaaggag ctgGCTCTGGAGAAAGAGGAGCTGAGGATCCATTTGCAGGCCTCCAAAGATGCTCAGAGGCAGCTCACGGCCGAG ctgaaCGAGTTGGCGGAGAGGAATGCCGAGTGTGTGGAGATGCTCCATGAGTCTCAGGAGGAGATCAAAGAGCTCCGCAGTAAAAACTCTCCCTCTGCCGGGATGCGACGGCACCTGTCCTACGGCCTCTACCCCAtg gactCTCTAGCAGCAGAGATCGAGGGCACCATGAGGAGAGAGctgagtgtggaggaggagactgCCTTTCAGGACCAAAG AATATCCCAGAAGCGAGTTTTCCAAACAGTCCGCTCCGTCAACGCCTCGGCATCGCGGCCAGCTTCAGCTACGCCTCCGATCCCCGGCTCAGGACAGAGCTCTCTAGTGATGACAGCGCAGCCCTTCCAGTCCATTCAGGG GGAGGAGGTGCGAATGGGCCAGCCCGGCTGTCCCGGTGGAAACGACCTCACAAGAGCCCTCCACCGCCTGTCGCTGCGACGACAGAACTTCCTGTCCGAGCGTCAGTTCTTCCAGGCGGAGCGCGAGAAGAAGCTGCAGGTGCTGGCGGGGGCGGAGGCAGACGGAGAGGGCAGCGGCTGCAGCTCACCGATGGGCAGCGTGGTCTCGTCTTTCTCTAACCTGTCGGAGCTCTCCTTCAGCTCCAGTGTCTTTAAGACCTTCCTGCCTGAGAAGCTTCAGATCGTCAAACCCATGGAAG gctcACTGACGCTCCATCACTGGCAGCAGCTGGCTAAACCGCACCTGGCCACCATCCTGGACCCACACCCGGGTGTAGTGACGAAGGGTTTCCGCCCGCTGGCTCAGGACGCTGTCTACCACCTCTCTGAcatggaggaggatgaggaggatgaagagctCAGAGGGGCTGGTGTCCTGGAGAAGGGGGCAGCAGAGCGgggtaaggaggaggaggaagaagaggaggacgaggaagaggaggagggcggGATCACCTTCAAGGTGCGCTACACATCTAcaccagaggagaggaaggagaggaagcagTCGGTGTCACCGCTCCCTGTCCCGCCTCTCTCCCCCACCATGCCCACGTCATCCTCCTCGGTCAGATCGGACATCTGTCTGACACCTGCAGCTCAACTAGTCACTGAGACGTCCAGCCTATCACCTCAGCCCATTCCACAAGTCTCTGCAGCAGCGGTCCAACCACAGAGTCAAATTTGCACTTCAATATCAACAACGGCATCTTCCTCTG TCCAAAATCCAGGGAAGTGTCAGAGCTCCACCTTCTCCACCTACACCTTCACGACCTGCCGCATCCTGCACcccagtgatgtcacacaggtcACCCCGAG CTCTCAGTCATCTCTCATGGCCAACACACCCAGCTCCATGAGGACAGGTCCCAGCACCCCTGTGACCCCCTGCAGACTGAGCCTGGGTGACTCCTTCCCCCCTCGACGCCCCCCTGCACCCACAAGCAGCCTGGCCAAGCTGGTCCTGGAGAGGGGCATTTCGGCACAGGTGTCCACTGACACTCCACCTTCATCCCCGAAACCCACACCACGGCAGCCCCTCTACCGTTTCCTCCCAAGTACACCCCCTAACTCCCCCACCCACTCGCCCTGTCCCTCCCCTGTGCCCATGGAGCCTCGCCAGCACCCAGCCGACAATTTTCTAGCCTCGCGGCCGGCAGAGCTTTTTCTCCAGGACGTTTACGGGTTGAATCTGGGCCGTGCCCCACATCCCGACCTACCGAGCACCTCCCAGGAAACCCCAGCCCTCGCCTCTTCAGGCCGAGCCAGGTCCGATCCGGTCAGCGTCGGCCTGGTGGAGAGGCTGCGGCGGCTGGGATTCACTAAGGTTCTCCACGGCTCGGAGTCTGAGCCGCGTAAGGATTCTGCCACTTTTGTTTCGGCAGGCGGGGGGAGCCTATTGGACGGCCTGAGGCGCAACCAGAGCCTCCCGGCCATGATTGGTGCCAGGGCGGGAAAGCCAGTCGGTCACCCCAcgcctcctcttcatcccaCCTCCCTAGccctccccccaccaccatGGGGAAACCTTAAAGAGCGGCGCCGGCATCTTGCCTCAGTCTCCCGTGTCCCGTCAAGTTCACCCAAGCACTGA
- the trak2 gene encoding trafficking kinesin-binding protein 2 isoform X5 — protein MTKTYNDIEVVTHLLAERDRDLELAARIGQSLLQRNHLLQERNEALEEQLAQALDQVHQLQHELTKKDELLRMVASASEESETDSSVSTPLQQALPLGGTTAAAALSQLECLQSKLQELEEENLALRSEAHQLKRDTITYEEKEQQLVSDCVKELRESNTQMVSLTDELSLKNEELLRHQEEIAQLLSQIVELQHRVKELALEKEELRIHLQASKDAQRQLTAELNELAERNAECVEMLHESQEEIKELRSKNSPSAGMRRHLSYGLYPMDSLAAEIEGTMRRELSVEEETAFQDQRISQKRVFQTVRSVNASASRPASATPPIPGSGQSSLVMTAQPFQSIQGEEVRMGQPGCPGGNDLTRALHRLSLRRQNFLSERQFFQAEREKKLQVLAGAEADGEGSGCSSPMGSVVSSFSNLSELSFSSSVFKTFLPEKLQIVKPMEGSLTLHHWQQLAKPHLATILDPHPGVVTKGFRPLAQDAVYHLSDMEEDEEDEELRGAGVLEKGAAERGKEEEEEEEDEEEEEGGITFKVRYTSTPEERKERKQSVSPLPVPPLSPTMPTSSSSVRSDICLTPAAQLVTETSSLSPQPIPQVSAAAVQPQSQICTSISTTASSSVQNPGKCQSSTFSTYTFTTCRILHPSDVTQVTPSSQSSLMANTPSSMRTGPSTPVTPCRLSLGDSFPPRRPPAPTSSLAKLVLERGISAQVSTDTPPSSPKPTPRQPLYRFLPSTPPNSPTHSPCPSPVPMEPRQHPADNFLASRPAELFLQDVYGLNLGRAPHPDLPSTSQETPALASSGRARSDPVSVGLVERLRRLGFTKVLHGSESEPRKDSATFVSAGGGSLLDGLRRNQSLPAMIGARAGKPVGHPTPPLHPTSLALPPPPWGNLKERRRHLASVSRVPSSSPKH, from the exons ATGACCAAGACGTACAATGACATCGAAGTGGTCACACACCTTTTGGCTGAG CGGGACAGGGACTTGGAGCTGGCAGCGCGGATCGGTCAGTCACTCCTGCAGAGAAACCACCTGCTGCAGGAACGCAACGAGGCCTTAGAGGAGCAGCTAGCACAGGCCCTGGACCAG gttcatcagctgcagcatgAACTCACCAAGAAGGACGAGCTGCTGCGGATGGTGGCCAGCGCCTCGGAGGAGAGCGAGACCGACTCCAGCGTGTCCACGCCCCTGCAGCAGGCTCTGCCGCTGGGGGGaaccaccgccgccgccgcacTCAGCCAGCTGGAGTGTCTGCAGAGCaagctgcaggagctggaggaggagaacctGGCGCTGAGGTCTGAG GCTCATCAACTGAAGAGAGACACTATCACCTatgaggagaaggagcagcagctaGTGAGCGACTGTGTCAAGGAGCTCC gtGAGTCCAACACCCAGATGGTCTCTCTGACGGATGAACTGTCCCTGAAGAACGAGGAGCTGCTCAGACACCAGGAGGAAATCGCTCAGCTGCTCTCCCAGATCGTGGAGCTGCAACacagagtgaaggag ctgGCTCTGGAGAAAGAGGAGCTGAGGATCCATTTGCAGGCCTCCAAAGATGCTCAGAGGCAGCTCACGGCCGAG ctgaaCGAGTTGGCGGAGAGGAATGCCGAGTGTGTGGAGATGCTCCATGAGTCTCAGGAGGAGATCAAAGAGCTCCGCAGTAAAAACTCTCCCTCTGCCGGGATGCGACGGCACCTGTCCTACGGCCTCTACCCCAtg gactCTCTAGCAGCAGAGATCGAGGGCACCATGAGGAGAGAGctgagtgtggaggaggagactgCCTTTCAGGACCAAAG AATATCCCAGAAGCGAGTTTTCCAAACAGTCCGCTCCGTCAACGCCTCGGCATCGCGGCCAGCTTCAGCTACGCCTCCGATCCCCGGCTCAGGACAGAGCTCTCTAGTGATGACAGCGCAGCCCTTCCAGTCCATTCAGGG GGAGGAGGTGCGAATGGGCCAGCCCGGCTGTCCCGGTGGAAACGACCTCACAAGAGCCCTCCACCGCCTGTCGCTGCGACGACAGAACTTCCTGTCCGAGCGTCAGTTCTTCCAGGCGGAGCGCGAGAAGAAGCTGCAGGTGCTGGCGGGGGCGGAGGCAGACGGAGAGGGCAGCGGCTGCAGCTCACCGATGGGCAGCGTGGTCTCGTCTTTCTCTAACCTGTCGGAGCTCTCCTTCAGCTCCAGTGTCTTTAAGACCTTCCTGCCTGAGAAGCTTCAGATCGTCAAACCCATGGAAG gctcACTGACGCTCCATCACTGGCAGCAGCTGGCTAAACCGCACCTGGCCACCATCCTGGACCCACACCCGGGTGTAGTGACGAAGGGTTTCCGCCCGCTGGCTCAGGACGCTGTCTACCACCTCTCTGAcatggaggaggatgaggaggatgaagagctCAGAGGGGCTGGTGTCCTGGAGAAGGGGGCAGCAGAGCGgggtaaggaggaggaggaagaagaggaggacgaggaagaggaggagggcggGATCACCTTCAAGGTGCGCTACACATCTAcaccagaggagaggaaggagaggaagcagTCGGTGTCACCGCTCCCTGTCCCGCCTCTCTCCCCCACCATGCCCACGTCATCCTCCTCGGTCAGATCGGACATCTGTCTGACACCTGCAGCTCAACTAGTCACTGAGACGTCCAGCCTATCACCTCAGCCCATTCCACAAGTCTCTGCAGCAGCGGTCCAACCACAGAGTCAAATTTGCACTTCAATATCAACAACGGCATCTTCCTCTG TCCAAAATCCAGGGAAGTGTCAGAGCTCCACCTTCTCCACCTACACCTTCACGACCTGCCGCATCCTGCACcccagtgatgtcacacaggtcACCCCGAG CTCTCAGTCATCTCTCATGGCCAACACACCCAGCTCCATGAGGACAGGTCCCAGCACCCCTGTGACCCCCTGCAGACTGAGCCTGGGTGACTCCTTCCCCCCTCGACGCCCCCCTGCACCCACAAGCAGCCTGGCCAAGCTGGTCCTGGAGAGGGGCATTTCGGCACAGGTGTCCACTGACACTCCACCTTCATCCCCGAAACCCACACCACGGCAGCCCCTCTACCGTTTCCTCCCAAGTACACCCCCTAACTCCCCCACCCACTCGCCCTGTCCCTCCCCTGTGCCCATGGAGCCTCGCCAGCACCCAGCCGACAATTTTCTAGCCTCGCGGCCGGCAGAGCTTTTTCTCCAGGACGTTTACGGGTTGAATCTGGGCCGTGCCCCACATCCCGACCTACCGAGCACCTCCCAGGAAACCCCAGCCCTCGCCTCTTCAGGCCGAGCCAGGTCCGATCCGGTCAGCGTCGGCCTGGTGGAGAGGCTGCGGCGGCTGGGATTCACTAAGGTTCTCCACGGCTCGGAGTCTGAGCCGCGTAAGGATTCTGCCACTTTTGTTTCGGCAGGCGGGGGGAGCCTATTGGACGGCCTGAGGCGCAACCAGAGCCTCCCGGCCATGATTGGTGCCAGGGCGGGAAAGCCAGTCGGTCACCCCAcgcctcctcttcatcccaCCTCCCTAGccctccccccaccaccatGGGGAAACCTTAAAGAGCGGCGCCGGCATCTTGCCTCAGTCTCCCGTGTCCCGTCAAGTTCACCCAAGCACTGA